The sequence below is a genomic window from Pseudomonadota bacterium.
CCTATCTCGCGGCCTGGCAGATGCGTTGCCTCTCGGGCGCGCCAGCAATTAGTTGACTCGCACCGGTTGGTCCACACGAACATGTCGCCCCGAGTCGGTGACAAAGCGGACGATGCCGGACCTCTTGCGTCTTCGTAGAGATAACGGGCGCCGGTGCGGATACGAGTGGCCGGCACTAGAACTAGAATGATATTCATGAACACGGGGATGGATCGACCATGAAGCTGGCCGATCTGGAAGCTATCATGCGGGCCTTGAACGCGGCCGACGTCCGTTATCTGGTCGTCGGCGGCCTAGCGGTCGCGGCGCATGGTTATGGTCGGGTGACCTTCGACCTCGATCTGGTCGTTCAGTTGCAACCGGACAATGCGGAACATGCCCTGACAGCCTTTGAAGCATTGGGCTACCGACCGCTCGTGCCTGTAGCCGGACGGGACTTTGCCGACGCGGCGATCCGCGAGTCATGGATTCAGGACAAAGGGATGGTCGTATTCCAGTTGCACAGCGATCGGCATCCCGAGACGCGAGTCGATCTGTTCGTCGCGGAACCGTTCGATTTCGACCAGGAGTACGACAACGCCCTGGTGGGAGAGATCGTGCCCGGTCTACACATCCGGTTCGTGCGAATCGAAACACTGATTCGGATGAAGGAAACGACCGGTCGAGAGAAGGACCGCGAGGATGTCCGACAACTGAGACTGCTACTGGAGAATCCGGACGATGTCCACTGATGGGCAACCCGACCGCCGGTCCGCGCAGCGCGGGTGGGATGAGCACAACCTGTCGCAGCTCCGGTATTTCCGCTCGCTGAGCCTGCGGGGAAAGCTGCAAGCGGTCGAGGGCATGGCGGATGTCGTCCGCCACTTACAGCAGATCCGAGCACAGGGCGGATTCAAGCCGGCGTCACGACAGGCGGACGAACCCGGAGCGACCCACCCCTCCCGCAATCCACAAGTTGCCGATCCCCTGTTGAAAGTCGATAATCCCTTCCATGGACTGGAAACAAGTCGTGGCGCGGTGGCGCAAGCTGCCCGCAACCGAGCAGCGGCGCATCCGTCTGGCTCGGATCCCCCGCAAGGTCGCTCGCAGCATGGCCTTCGAGGGGGAACCAGTGAACCAGAAGATGCTGGAAGCCGAGCTCAATCGTCGCACGCAAACATCCGCTTCGTAGAAACCACGCTGGGCATCCAGAGCTATGCCGAGCTGGCGCCCCACCTGGCTCTCCGAGTTCAGGACCTCGAAGCCGATATCGCCGACGGCCGATTCTCCGACCGGGCGCTCGGCGAGGACCTGATTTTGGAATTTCACCAGCGCGTCTGCGGCGACTTGGTGCCCGACATGGCCGGACGGTGGCGGCACGTGGATGTCCGCGTCGGTGACCACGAAGCCCCGCCTTATCCGCAGGTGCCTATGCTCATGCGGAACTACTGCCGCGACCTCGAAGCACGGATTGCCGCTCTCACCGAAACGCCCGACGACCGCACCCTGGAGTACCTGGCATTCGCCGAAGGGCGGTTGCTCTGGATACACCCCTTCGAGGACTTCAACGGCCGCCTCACCCGTGTCTTCCTGGCCGAGCTCCTGCAACGCCTCGACATGCCCGCCCTGGACCCCACCCCCGATCCCGGCCCGGACACCGAACGCTATCTGCGAGCGCTCCAGGCCGGCGACCGAGCCGATTGGGGGCCGTTGGCCGCGATCTGGCACGGGCGGTTCGAGAAGGAAGCTGAGGCATGATCCAAGTTCACGACTTCCTTGGCCTACCGCCAACGCCGTTAGATTCTAAGGTGTTGAACGTTGAATAAAACGACGTCAATAAACTCACACGCCCCCTCTGCATACGACCTAGATGTAGGGTGGGCTAGCCGCGCTGTTTGCGGCGTAACCCACCAACCCGTCGGCCGCAGGCCGGCACCTTGCAGGACGGCTTGGAAACGAGACCCGCTGCGCGGGCCGAGTCGGTGGGTTGCGGAATAAACAGCATGCCGAACCTACCCTACATTTCTGGCTTGGAAAACTGCCGCCATCGCGTTGACTCATTACGCACGGATCTAAGATGTCACATCCGTCGTTGTTTAGCGGAGGAACTCAATACGTGAACAACGAAGCAGCACGTGCTCTGCGCATCTACATGGCATACCTGTCCGAGGAACGCTGGTGCGCTGGCTGGGTCTCGCACCTGGAATTCACGCTCTGGGAGCAGGTGCTCAAATGGCGTGCTGGCATCGAATTATCTTCAGACGAAGAATCCGACGGCAGCCACTGGGGCAAGGATGCCCAAGCCCTGTCGTGGCTGGCAGAGCAAGCCGGCGGCTGGTGGCAATGGCCAAGAGACGGAAGTGAACCCGAGTTTGTGGCGCTCAAAGACTGGCAACGGATCTTCGAGAAACACCGCCAAAGTACGGGTGACGCTGATCAATCAACTCCGACGAAGGAGAGCACGTAATGACCGAGACATTTACACTTGACATTCTCAGGCAAGCGGTGGCCGGCCATGCTGCCGCTTTCCGCTGTGTGACCGAATACCAACCCGTCGGAGGGATCGGGGACAAAGTGTTTCCGCCCACCTATGAGGGTGGGAAATACGCAGTGGAAAAACGCATTCTCGATGGCGGCGAGATCGTGGATTGCGTGCTGCTCGATTCGGTGCAGTCCCAGGCCAATCGCATGGAACTGGCCTTGCTGGAAGCGCGACGCACGGCGCGGATCGAACTGCCGCTGGTGACCGTGCGCTTTGATCACGATTCGCTCAAGAAGAAGTTCGCGGTCACCAGCCTGGAAGCCCCACACCGGGTGGCGGATGCGATTCTGCGAGATAGCCTGCTCCACGGGGTGATCTTTCGCAGATCGGAGAAGGG
It includes:
- a CDS encoding nucleotidyltransferase family protein; this encodes MKLADLEAIMRALNAADVRYLVVGGLAVAAHGYGRVTFDLDLVVQLQPDNAEHALTAFEALGYRPLVPVAGRDFADAAIRESWIQDKGMVVFQLHSDRHPETRVDLFVAEPFDFDQEYDNALVGEIVPGLHIRFVRIETLIRMKETTGREKDREDVRQLRLLLENPDDVH
- a CDS encoding Fic family protein, which codes for MSTDGQPDRRSAQRGWDEHNLSQLRYFRSLSLRGKLQAVEGMADVVRHLQQIRAQGGFKPASRQADEPGATHPSRNPQVADPLLKVDNPFHGLETSRGAVAQAARNRAAAHPSGSDPPQGRSQHGLRGGTSEPEDAGSRAQSSHANIRFVETTLGIQSYAELAPHLALRVQDLEADIADGRFSDRALGEDLILEFHQRVCGDLVPDMAGRWRHVDVRVGDHEAPPYPQVPMLMRNYCRDLEARIAALTETPDDRTLEYLAFAEGRLLWIHPFEDFNGRLTRVFLAELLQRLDMPALDPTPDPGPDTERYLRALQAGDRADWGPLAAIWHGRFEKEAEA